In Stieleria varia, one genomic interval encodes:
- a CDS encoding AAA family ATPase produces MSVDTGAAVASRIEEFGRKVQTIRDALHEVIVGQEDTIDQLLICALTGSHALLVGVPGLAKTLVVKALAAAFDWDFSRIQFTPDLMPSDVTGYELMGAAKSNGHGEPSMVFRRGPLFGNLILADEINRATPKTQSALLEAMAERHVTVAGMTHEMHDPFLVVATQNPIEQEGTYPLPEAQLDRFMMQIHVGYPTSEQEKDIVRRTAGRTPELPKSTLSREGFLELRELVMAAPVPENVVDYAVTLCRSSRPDQDSADEFVKQYVAFGAGPRGSQCLAMASKARALLAGRAVPTVADVNAVAIPILRHRILGNHRAIGDQVDTDAIVKHLLSKAAS; encoded by the coding sequence ATGAGCGTTGATACAGGTGCTGCGGTCGCGTCGCGGATCGAAGAGTTTGGACGCAAGGTGCAAACCATTCGCGATGCTCTCCACGAGGTCATCGTGGGGCAAGAAGACACGATCGACCAATTGCTGATTTGCGCATTGACCGGTTCGCATGCGTTACTGGTTGGCGTCCCGGGGCTGGCCAAGACGTTGGTGGTCAAGGCGCTCGCGGCGGCGTTTGATTGGGATTTCTCTCGGATCCAGTTCACGCCCGACTTGATGCCGTCGGATGTGACCGGTTACGAACTGATGGGAGCGGCGAAGTCGAACGGGCATGGCGAACCGTCAATGGTTTTCCGACGAGGTCCGTTGTTCGGCAATTTGATCTTGGCCGACGAGATCAATCGAGCGACTCCCAAGACTCAGTCCGCGCTGCTGGAAGCAATGGCCGAACGCCACGTCACCGTCGCTGGCATGACGCACGAGATGCACGATCCGTTCTTGGTCGTTGCGACTCAGAATCCGATCGAGCAAGAGGGAACGTATCCGTTGCCCGAGGCGCAGTTGGACCGATTCATGATGCAGATTCATGTCGGCTATCCGACTTCGGAACAGGAAAAGGACATTGTCCGACGCACGGCGGGGCGGACACCGGAGCTGCCCAAGTCGACCTTATCTCGCGAAGGATTCTTGGAGTTGCGTGAATTGGTGATGGCCGCGCCCGTACCGGAAAACGTCGTGGACTACGCTGTCACACTTTGTCGTTCCAGCCGGCCGGACCAAGACTCGGCTGATGAGTTTGTCAAACAGTATGTCGCATTCGGTGCAGGACCCCGTGGATCGCAATGTCTGGCGATGGCGTCCAAAGCCCGCGCGTTGTTGGCCGGACGTGCCGTCCCGACGGTCGCTGATGTCAACGCGGTAGCGATTCCGATTCTGCGTCATCGTATCCTGGGTAACCATCGAGCGATCGGCGATCAAGTCGACACTGATGCGATCGTGAAGCATCTCCTCAGCAAGGCAGCGTCGTGA
- a CDS encoding HDOD domain-containing protein, producing the protein MLHRAEDKRRLGKLIQDHLKSHPELRPFPEAVTRLVSACSDAETSNKEIVSIIACDPSLSVKILRLANSPLFCPSRDVKSILHAVALLGRRKVKSIAMSAAAADIISLGEGTALQRQQLWSHSVGCAAVAGCLAQRVERIEQDNAFLAGIFHDVGKLLFFDVIGKEYEELTSSFRGVSLIDEETFLFGATHEQIGVSAANLWGLPDEILCAIGWHHRPEQNPFSHPHAMLISIANDLAKTWGIGSPAIPEHELDESLLTQLGIANEDLSEIRDLSFLAYEQSCDLSPV; encoded by the coding sequence ATGCTGCATCGTGCGGAAGACAAGCGGCGACTGGGAAAGCTGATTCAGGATCATCTGAAAAGCCATCCCGAACTGCGGCCATTTCCAGAGGCTGTTACGCGACTGGTTTCGGCTTGCAGTGATGCTGAGACATCCAACAAGGAAATTGTATCCATCATCGCCTGTGATCCGTCGCTGTCGGTGAAGATCCTACGACTGGCCAATAGCCCACTGTTTTGTCCTTCGCGCGATGTAAAGAGCATCCTGCACGCGGTCGCATTGCTGGGCCGGCGGAAAGTCAAGTCGATCGCTATGTCCGCCGCCGCCGCTGACATCATTTCGCTGGGCGAAGGAACTGCCTTGCAGCGTCAACAACTTTGGAGTCACTCCGTCGGCTGCGCTGCCGTCGCAGGCTGCTTGGCCCAACGCGTCGAGCGTATCGAACAAGACAACGCATTCCTGGCCGGTATCTTTCACGACGTTGGTAAGTTGCTGTTTTTTGACGTCATCGGCAAGGAATATGAAGAGTTGACTTCATCGTTTCGGGGCGTTTCGCTAATCGATGAAGAAACGTTCCTGTTCGGTGCAACGCACGAGCAGATTGGCGTGTCCGCTGCGAACCTCTGGGGGTTACCTGACGAAATCCTGTGTGCGATCGGCTGGCATCACCGGCCGGAACAAAATCCGTTTAGCCATCCGCATGCAATGCTCATTTCGATCGCAAACGATCTTGCCAAAACGTGGGGCATCGGTTCACCGGCCATCCCCGAGCATGAACTGGATGAAAGCCTGCTCACTCAACTCGGGATTGCGAATGAGGATCTGTCGGAAATCCGAGACCTCTCGTTCCTGGCATATGAACAATCTTGCGACCTGTCGCCCGTCTAA
- a CDS encoding Gfo/Idh/MocA family protein: MSFTINRRNVLKSTLGWGGAAMLAGRTERAFGFTNPNERPRIAAVGTGSRWYQKATGRDSEYGSAPRMQQLGDYVAVCDADQYRLGLAGEIVTQWTGNSPKKVADYRAVIDDPNVDIIHISTPDHWHAKIAIEAMLAGKDVYCEKPMTLTIEEGRLMSRVCKETGRICQVGTQQRSSKEFLTAIALIQAGRLGKVTKATCSIGGAPTSPRIPATDPPKSLDWNLWQGPAADVPFRYLAGDNGETQSWSRCHYEFRWWYEYSGGKLTDWGAHHCDIATWGLGKTETGPVSIDPVMAEHPVEFRDGYPVDDSRYNTATRFLIRASFADGKQIELRHDQGNGIMFEGTEGRIFVNRGRLTGKPVEDLKSNPLPGGALEAVYRDRELTDHFLNFILACQDRQDPISDVHSHHRALSTCHLAGIAARVGRKIQWDPEAEKVVGDPLAQSFIARERRKGFEIEM, encoded by the coding sequence ATGAGCTTCACCATCAATCGTCGCAACGTTTTGAAGAGCACCCTGGGTTGGGGCGGAGCCGCCATGCTGGCCGGTCGTACCGAGCGTGCGTTTGGGTTTACCAATCCCAATGAACGCCCACGCATTGCGGCAGTTGGAACCGGAAGTCGCTGGTATCAAAAAGCCACGGGACGTGATTCCGAATACGGCTCGGCACCTCGGATGCAGCAACTCGGTGACTACGTGGCGGTTTGCGATGCCGATCAGTATCGACTGGGCTTGGCCGGCGAAATTGTGACGCAGTGGACCGGGAACTCGCCGAAGAAGGTTGCCGACTACCGAGCCGTGATCGACGATCCGAACGTGGATATCATTCACATTTCGACGCCCGACCATTGGCACGCTAAGATCGCGATCGAAGCAATGCTGGCTGGGAAAGACGTTTATTGCGAAAAACCGATGACGTTGACAATCGAAGAAGGCCGGTTGATGAGTCGGGTCTGCAAAGAAACGGGACGCATCTGCCAAGTTGGGACACAGCAACGCAGCAGCAAGGAGTTCCTGACCGCAATCGCGTTGATCCAAGCTGGTCGGCTGGGTAAAGTGACAAAAGCCACCTGCAGCATTGGCGGGGCGCCGACGAGCCCCAGGATTCCGGCAACCGATCCACCCAAATCGCTCGACTGGAACTTGTGGCAAGGCCCGGCAGCCGACGTGCCATTTCGTTATTTGGCAGGCGACAACGGCGAGACTCAGAGTTGGTCGCGATGCCATTACGAATTCCGCTGGTGGTACGAATACTCCGGAGGAAAACTGACCGACTGGGGCGCACACCACTGCGACATCGCCACTTGGGGATTGGGCAAAACCGAGACCGGACCGGTCTCAATCGATCCGGTGATGGCCGAGCACCCCGTGGAGTTTCGTGACGGATACCCGGTCGATGATTCACGCTACAACACGGCCACACGGTTCCTGATCCGCGCGAGCTTCGCGGACGGCAAACAGATCGAACTGCGTCACGATCAAGGCAACGGCATCATGTTCGAAGGCACCGAGGGACGGATTTTTGTAAACCGAGGTCGACTGACCGGCAAACCGGTTGAGGATCTCAAGTCCAATCCATTGCCGGGCGGCGCGTTGGAGGCGGTTTATCGCGACCGCGAGTTGACCGACCACTTCCTCAACTTCATCCTCGCATGTCAGGATCGCCAGGATCCGATATCGGACGTGCACAGTCATCACCGAGCCCTATCCACTTGTCACTTGGCCGGAATCGCCGCACGCGTGGGACGCAAAATCCAATGGGACCCCGAGGCCGAGAAAGTCGTGGGTGATCCGCTGGCACAAAGCTTCATTGCCCGCGAACGCCGCAAGGGGTTTGAGATTGAGATGTAG
- a CDS encoding Gfo/Idh/MocA family protein has translation MKRRSFLAVSTTVMATSVFANPAAQRMRVAIIGDTGRGNYGHGLDSMWLKVPEAEIVAVADPNASGLKKELQKLNVSNGFDDYRQMLQEVRPDVVAVCPRHADQHHDMTLAAIKAGARGIYTEKPFCRTPAEADSILAACRRHNVKLAVAHRNRYHPTLQTIDRLIADGRIGRLLEIRGRGKGDHRGGVEDFWVLGSHVLNLIHYFGGEPRSCSAVLRHNGRPVVKSDVREGGEGLGPMAGDELHVRYEMSSGVIAYFDSIANDGTQGEGFGLQLIGSQGIIAIHCDREPLAHLCLGNPFQTNDQPRQWVAISTAGPGVPEPRKDLNEMIAHHGLPGRDLIESIREDRKPICDAFQGAATVEMICAAFESHRRQGVAVELPCTERGNALNHSAASHAIPSNSAD, from the coding sequence ATGAAGCGTAGAAGTTTTCTCGCCGTATCGACGACGGTGATGGCCACATCGGTGTTTGCAAATCCCGCCGCACAAAGGATGCGGGTTGCCATCATTGGCGACACCGGACGGGGCAACTATGGGCACGGCTTAGACTCCATGTGGCTCAAGGTGCCCGAAGCCGAAATTGTCGCGGTCGCGGATCCGAACGCATCAGGTTTGAAAAAAGAACTTCAGAAGTTGAACGTCTCCAATGGGTTCGATGACTACCGGCAAATGCTGCAAGAGGTACGGCCAGATGTCGTTGCCGTGTGCCCCCGTCACGCGGACCAGCATCACGACATGACATTGGCAGCGATCAAAGCAGGTGCGCGTGGAATCTACACTGAGAAACCGTTTTGTCGAACACCAGCGGAAGCCGATTCGATATTGGCAGCCTGTCGGCGCCACAATGTCAAACTGGCCGTAGCCCATCGCAATCGATACCACCCGACACTGCAAACCATCGACCGGCTGATCGCCGATGGCCGGATCGGCCGGCTGCTAGAGATCCGCGGACGTGGCAAGGGTGACCATCGCGGAGGTGTCGAGGATTTTTGGGTATTGGGTTCCCACGTGTTGAACTTGATCCATTATTTCGGCGGTGAACCCAGGTCTTGTTCTGCCGTGTTGCGTCACAATGGTCGGCCCGTTGTGAAAAGCGATGTGCGTGAGGGCGGCGAGGGATTGGGGCCGATGGCGGGTGACGAACTGCATGTGCGCTATGAAATGTCGAGCGGCGTCATCGCGTACTTTGACTCCATCGCGAATGATGGGACGCAGGGCGAGGGGTTTGGTTTGCAACTGATTGGCAGCCAAGGCATCATCGCAATTCATTGTGATCGAGAACCCTTGGCCCACTTGTGCTTAGGAAACCCGTTTCAGACGAACGATCAGCCACGTCAATGGGTTGCAATCTCAACCGCAGGTCCGGGAGTGCCCGAGCCACGCAAGGATTTGAATGAAATGATTGCCCACCACGGCTTGCCAGGTCGCGACTTGATCGAGTCGATTCGGGAAGATCGCAAGCCGATTTGTGATGCGTTTCAAGGCGCAGCCACCGTAGAAATGATTTGCGCGGCGTTTGAGTCCCACCGGCGGCAAGGTGTCGCTGTTGAGCTCCCCTGTACCGAGCGGGGAAACGCGTTGAATCACTCGGCTGCTTCGCACGCAATCCCGTCAAACTCGGCCGACTGA
- a CDS encoding archaemetzincin, whose product MTIRTRLILIISLGCICAMAIALNTPGRGETEPASFIPPDSDQRAAAVGSLRNISAQLRLAFDPDSDSFSSVPAPGPSDWLANHSELGQTFAQYVRSQPNRPDLIRGKLYFQPLGEFDEGKSPDLKRLQDFASRFFALPVEILPGIKLEGLPIQTRQHPEGHRQLLSTDVLTWLSNRIPADAYCMLAVTMTDLYPDPEWNFVFGQASLRNRVGVYSFARYDPAFYGRQPDEQTEKLVLERSCKVLAHETGHMFGIRHCVHYHCLMNGSNHLDESDANPIHLCPVCLRKMHHAKAFDVENRYQALAEFCESVNWQETARWYSVRATRLKSR is encoded by the coding sequence ATGACGATAAGAACTCGCTTGATCCTGATCATTTCGCTCGGATGCATCTGTGCCATGGCGATCGCCCTGAACACTCCCGGTCGCGGTGAAACGGAGCCAGCGTCTTTCATCCCGCCCGATTCCGATCAACGTGCGGCGGCGGTCGGCTCACTGCGGAATATCTCTGCCCAACTGAGACTTGCGTTTGACCCCGACAGCGACTCATTCTCGAGTGTGCCCGCACCGGGGCCTTCTGACTGGCTGGCAAACCACTCCGAGCTCGGTCAAACGTTTGCGCAGTACGTCCGCTCGCAACCCAATCGCCCGGATTTGATTCGAGGCAAGCTTTATTTCCAACCACTGGGTGAATTTGACGAAGGAAAATCTCCTGATCTGAAACGGCTGCAAGACTTCGCCTCGCGTTTCTTTGCACTGCCGGTGGAGATTCTACCCGGAATCAAATTGGAAGGCTTGCCGATTCAAACGCGTCAACATCCGGAGGGACATCGGCAGTTGCTGTCGACCGATGTTCTGACTTGGCTGAGCAATCGAATTCCGGCGGACGCTTATTGTATGCTGGCCGTCACGATGACAGACCTGTACCCAGATCCCGAATGGAATTTTGTGTTTGGGCAAGCGAGCCTTCGAAATCGAGTCGGCGTGTACAGCTTTGCTCGCTACGACCCGGCGTTCTACGGCAGGCAACCGGATGAACAGACTGAGAAGCTCGTGCTTGAACGTAGCTGCAAGGTGTTGGCGCATGAAACAGGGCACATGTTCGGTATCAGACATTGTGTGCATTACCACTGTCTCATGAACGGATCCAATCATCTGGATGAATCTGACGCTAACCCGATCCACTTGTGCCCCGTCTGTCTGCGTAAGATGCATCACGCCAAAGCATTCGATGTCGAGAATCGCTATCAGGCGCTGGCGGAATTTTGCGAATCGGTCAATTGGCAGGAGACGGCCCGGTGGTACAGCGTCAGAGCAACGAGATTGAAATCAAGGTAA
- a CDS encoding transposase — translation MPRTVRPDEAGCLYHAINRGNNRQQIFHKPDDYQAFLKTLREGLDKYPVDLFSFCLMPNHWHLVLRPRKDKAMGKFCGWLSSTHTLRYHAHNQKKGFGHLYQGPFRSFAIEDDAHFLTVCRYVERNALRARMVKRAEDWTFGSLHRWGRKCDRDPTLLATWPIRRTPGWTDKVNQALTQSELEAIHTCIQRGRPYGTEEWIEETCERTGTWSSIRPRGRPRKKPNTPPVQPSPK, via the coding sequence ATGCCTCGGACTGTGCGGCCTGATGAAGCGGGATGTCTCTACCATGCCATCAATCGGGGAAACAATCGACAACAAATTTTCCACAAGCCTGATGACTATCAGGCCTTCTTAAAAACACTACGCGAGGGACTCGACAAGTACCCCGTCGACCTCTTTTCGTTTTGCCTGATGCCGAATCACTGGCACCTCGTCCTGCGTCCCAGAAAAGACAAAGCGATGGGGAAATTCTGTGGATGGCTCTCGTCAACTCATACGCTGCGTTACCACGCCCACAATCAAAAGAAGGGATTCGGTCATCTCTACCAAGGACCTTTTCGAAGCTTTGCGATCGAGGACGATGCGCACTTCTTGACCGTCTGCCGCTACGTGGAACGCAACGCGCTGCGAGCAAGAATGGTCAAGCGTGCCGAAGATTGGACCTTTGGATCACTGCATCGATGGGGTCGCAAATGTGACCGCGACCCCACGTTGCTGGCCACATGGCCCATCAGACGCACGCCCGGATGGACGGATAAGGTCAATCAAGCATTGACACAATCCGAACTTGAAGCGATCCACACCTGCATTCAGCGAGGCAGACCCTATGGCACCGAAGAATGGATCGAAGAAACCTGCGAACGAACCGGCACATGGTCGTCGATACGCCCAAGAGGAAGGCCAAGAAAGAAACCGAACACGCCGCCAGTGCAGCCATCACCAAAGTAA